A window from Candidatus Krumholzibacteriota bacterium encodes these proteins:
- a CDS encoding C1 family peptidase: MKIQNIFSASVSFLLLTVFTFSLNAADNTDLQKRIDDLNRKLAQEGKHWRAGITSMSRLSESELKGRLGYIPTPPEVKNNIPLYKPSSAYSTDDPVFDWREMQGTTAARDQGSCGSCWAFATVGQLEAHIRIYANYTEDLSEQQVIDCNSRGYGCPGGTLPAAYDLFESYGVVAEDSIEYLEDDGYICTQDQYPAFARISGYSRLVNTIDNVKLALQSGPIATGMTTPPDFQNYSGGCIDTDSENPLNHAVLIVGWDDTACGGEGAWICKNSWGTDWGIDGFFYIKYGCCGVGEVDSYQIEYNPAVTLTSPGEFGRSWAGDNFNISWDTDGEDPYLVDVFLRNRDDDSFAYQITDNETDSTGSVESEFPYRNMENAYFQLTAEAVGLNFIGTTCSETFKLSIKNIIISNAPNPFTESTTISYSISEASRVVIEIFTPRGGLVKRTISYNTPDKYDFTWDGKNDSGRHVAPGLYLCRIKTNNFFEVKKLIYLK, from the coding sequence ATGAAAATACAAAATATCTTTTCAGCATCGGTTTCGTTTCTTTTATTAACAGTATTTACCTTCAGCTTAAACGCGGCGGACAATACGGATCTGCAAAAAAGAATAGACGACCTGAACCGCAAGCTCGCCCAAGAGGGCAAACACTGGAGAGCCGGTATAACATCTATGAGCCGTCTCTCAGAGAGTGAGCTTAAGGGCCGACTCGGATACATCCCGACACCTCCTGAAGTAAAAAATAATATCCCTCTCTATAAGCCCTCATCCGCTTATTCGACAGATGATCCGGTCTTCGACTGGAGAGAAATGCAGGGAACAACAGCGGCCAGAGATCAAGGCAGCTGCGGATCCTGCTGGGCATTCGCCACGGTGGGTCAGCTTGAAGCGCATATAAGAATATATGCCAACTATACTGAAGACCTTTCCGAGCAGCAGGTAATCGACTGCAATTCGCGGGGGTACGGCTGCCCGGGGGGAACGCTGCCCGCCGCGTACGATCTCTTTGAAAGCTACGGAGTTGTCGCTGAAGACAGTATTGAATACTTAGAAGATGACGGATATATTTGTACTCAGGATCAATACCCCGCATTTGCTAGAATATCCGGCTACTCAAGATTAGTAAACACAATAGATAATGTTAAGCTCGCGCTGCAGTCCGGCCCGATAGCAACAGGTATGACCACACCGCCTGATTTTCAGAATTATTCAGGCGGCTGTATCGACACAGATTCAGAAAATCCTCTTAATCACGCCGTTTTGATTGTAGGCTGGGACGACACGGCCTGCGGAGGAGAAGGCGCGTGGATATGCAAGAACAGCTGGGGAACAGACTGGGGAATAGACGGATTTTTCTACATAAAATACGGATGTTGCGGAGTCGGAGAAGTAGACTCATACCAGATAGAATATAATCCCGCTGTAACTCTGACTTCACCGGGTGAATTCGGTAGAAGCTGGGCGGGCGACAATTTTAATATCAGCTGGGATACTGACGGCGAAGACCCGTATCTGGTTGATGTATTCCTTCGGAACAGAGACGATGATTCATTCGCCTATCAGATTACAGATAACGAAACTGACAGTACGGGGTCAGTAGAATCTGAATTTCCTTATCGTAATATGGAAAACGCCTATTTCCAACTGACAGCCGAAGCTGTGGGCTTAAATTTTATTGGAACCACCTGTTCGGAAACATTCAAGCTGTCTATCAAAAACATTATTATCTCCAACGCTCCCAACCCGTTTACTGAAAGCACAACCATTTCATACTCCATTTCAGAGGCATCCAGGGTTGTTATAGAAATATTTACCCCTCGCGGCGGGCTCGTAAAAAGAACCATAAGTTATAACACTCCGGATAAATATGATTTTACCTGGGATGGAAAGAATGATTCAGGCCGCCATGTCGCCCCCGGCCTTTATCTCTGCAGGATTAAAACTAATAATTTTTTTGAGGTAAAAAAACTTATCTATCTGAAATAA
- the tyrS gene encoding tyrosine--tRNA ligase, which translates to MNIYDILKERGFIEQCSDEDEVRKIFSSPATCYIGFDPTADSFHCGSLVPIMALSHMQRAGHRVIALLGGGTAMIGDPSGKSEMRQIISSELIDENGRKLKWQFGKFLDLSSDKALVLDNADWLRPLNYINFLRDIGRHFSVNKMLAAESYRQRLETGLNFIEFNYMLLQSYDFLHLYRNYDCSVQMGGNDQWGNILAGTDLIRRVERGNAEALTFPLLETASGAKMGKTEKGAVWLDSEKTSPYDYYQYWINTDDRDVERFLALFTFLPMDRVRKLGSLEGADIREAKEKLAFETTRILHGELEAQKARETARALFSGKKGGGADSVPTCTIGKEVLKEGVSAFILFADSGIVKSRGEARRLVKQGGAYLNDERIEAFDRKITLDDIKDGALLLRAGKKKYLRVVPGNDN; encoded by the coding sequence ATGAATATTTATGATATATTAAAAGAGCGCGGGTTCATCGAGCAGTGCAGCGATGAGGATGAAGTTAGAAAGATCTTTTCCAGCCCCGCGACATGTTATATAGGGTTCGATCCGACTGCCGACAGCTTTCATTGCGGGAGTCTTGTGCCGATAATGGCTCTTTCCCATATGCAGAGAGCCGGCCACAGGGTTATAGCTCTTCTGGGCGGAGGGACGGCGATGATAGGGGATCCGAGCGGAAAGAGCGAGATGCGTCAGATTATCTCCTCAGAGCTGATTGACGAGAATGGGAGGAAGCTTAAATGGCAGTTCGGGAAGTTTCTGGACCTTTCAAGTGATAAGGCTCTTGTTCTTGACAACGCGGATTGGCTGAGGCCGTTAAATTACATAAATTTCCTGCGGGACATCGGCCGTCATTTCAGTGTAAATAAAATGCTTGCCGCCGAGAGCTACCGGCAGCGTCTTGAAACGGGACTAAATTTTATTGAGTTTAATTATATGCTGCTTCAGTCTTATGATTTTCTGCATCTGTATCGAAATTACGACTGCAGTGTACAGATGGGCGGCAATGATCAGTGGGGGAATATACTCGCCGGCACTGATCTTATAAGAAGAGTGGAGAGGGGGAATGCTGAAGCGCTTACTTTTCCGCTCCTTGAAACTGCCTCTGGGGCGAAGATGGGAAAGACAGAGAAGGGAGCTGTCTGGCTCGATTCAGAGAAAACCTCCCCCTATGATTATTATCAGTACTGGATAAACACCGATGACAGAGATGTAGAAAGGTTCCTGGCTCTCTTTACATTTCTTCCAATGGACCGGGTAAGAAAACTAGGGTCTCTTGAAGGGGCCGATATCAGAGAGGCCAAGGAAAAACTCGCTTTTGAAACCACCAGGATACTTCACGGCGAGCTGGAAGCGCAAAAAGCCAGAGAAACCGCCAGGGCTCTCTTTTCCGGTAAAAAGGGCGGCGGCGCTGACTCAGTTCCGACCTGTACGATTGGAAAAGAAGTTCTGAAAGAGGGTGTCTCCGCTTTTATCCTTTTTGCTGATTCCGGAATAGTAAAATCGAGGGGTGAGGCGAGGCGTCTTGTAAAGCAGGGTGGAGCTTATTTGAATGATGAAAGGATCGAAGCTTTTGACCGTAAGATTACACTGGATGACATAAAAGACGGCGCTCTGCTTCTTCGCGCCGGCAAGAAGAAGTATTTGAGAGTTGTACCTGGAAATGATAACTAG
- a CDS encoding carboxymuconolactone decarboxylase family protein, which yields MAKKWEKNFFEEREMQNELIFSNEHLGIKRFFALDDQAYHGGALDEQTKELMGLVASMVLRCDDCVSYHLKKVHEAGATKEQIYEAFNVALIVGGSIVIPHLRKAAEKLESL from the coding sequence ATGGCAAAGAAATGGGAAAAGAATTTTTTTGAGGAAAGGGAAATGCAGAATGAACTAATTTTCTCAAACGAGCATCTTGGTATAAAGAGATTTTTCGCGCTTGATGATCAGGCTTATCACGGAGGGGCGCTTGATGAACAGACGAAAGAACTTATGGGGCTTGTAGCTTCCATGGTCTTAAGATGTGATGACTGCGTCAGCTATCACTTGAAGAAAGTACACGAAGCGGGAGCCACAAAAGAACAGATTTACGAGGCCTTTAATGTAGCTTTAATTGTTGGCGGTTCGATTGTGATCCCTCATTTGAGGAAAGCGGCTGAAAAACTAGAGTCGCTTTGA